A single region of the Streptomyces sp. ITFR-16 genome encodes:
- a CDS encoding alpha/beta fold hydrolase, translating to MATERQDTWLRQYHETDAAPELICFPHAGGSAGYWHPLSAVARPALKVRAVQYPGRQDRYREPPVRDLHRLADLIAEALAGGPPPAGPRILLGHSMGASLAHEVALRLEREAGRGPAALLVSGRRAPSRLVAGAERLDTDAALLARVRSLGGTVPAVLDDPELLELILPALRGDYAALAAYVPAPGASLACPVVALTGDSDPEAPVEDVRAWHGHTTGPFELRVFPGRHFFLGDQLPAVVDLATALSAAAPAGRW from the coding sequence GTGGCCACGGAGCGCCAGGACACCTGGCTGCGCCAGTACCACGAGACGGATGCCGCCCCGGAGCTCATCTGCTTTCCGCACGCGGGCGGTTCCGCCGGCTACTGGCACCCGCTGTCCGCCGTCGCCCGCCCCGCGCTGAAGGTGCGCGCCGTCCAGTACCCGGGCCGGCAGGACCGCTACCGCGAGCCGCCCGTCCGTGATCTGCACCGGCTCGCCGACCTGATCGCCGAGGCGCTGGCCGGCGGTCCGCCGCCGGCCGGGCCCCGGATCCTCCTCGGCCACAGCATGGGGGCCTCGCTCGCCCATGAGGTCGCGCTGCGGCTGGAGCGGGAAGCGGGCCGGGGACCGGCGGCGCTGCTCGTGTCCGGCCGCCGGGCGCCGTCGCGCCTGGTGGCCGGCGCGGAGCGGCTCGACACCGACGCGGCGCTGCTGGCCCGGGTCCGCTCGCTGGGCGGCACCGTGCCCGCCGTACTGGACGACCCCGAACTGCTCGAACTGATCCTGCCGGCGCTGCGCGGCGACTACGCGGCCCTTGCCGCCTATGTGCCGGCCCCCGGCGCGTCCCTGGCCTGCCCGGTCGTCGCGCTGACCGGGGACAGCGACCCGGAGGCGCCGGTCGAGGACGTACGGGCGTGGCACGGGCACACCACCGGCCCCTTCGAACTGCGGGTCTTCCCCGGGCGGCACTTCTTCCTGGGCGACCAACTGCCGGCCGTGGTGGACCTCGCCACCGCGCTGTCGGCCGCCGCCCCGGCCGGCCGGTGGTGA
- a CDS encoding DUF6059 family protein codes for MRILLARYLRSFAYALVAFGQIWVYIPPVAAPDDAPADGPPPGHPERLCPEVPLSEAEMMWGRQLLGARGADPYGS; via the coding sequence ATGCGCATCCTCCTCGCCCGGTATCTGCGGTCCTTCGCATACGCACTGGTCGCCTTCGGTCAGATCTGGGTCTACATCCCGCCCGTCGCCGCACCGGACGACGCTCCCGCCGACGGGCCGCCCCCCGGCCACCCCGAACGGCTGTGCCCCGAAGTCCCGCTCAGCGAGGCCGAGATGATGTGGGGACGGCAACTGCTCGGGGCCCGGGGCGCGGATCCGTACGGGAGCTGA
- a CDS encoding metallophosphoesterase: MSGSGSLLAISDLHVAFDDNRAVLEGLRPDHPDDWLLVAGDVGEVAGDVGRALELLSRRFARVVWVPGNHELWTHRQDPLTLRGRDRYEHLVRICRDLGVLTPEDPYPVWQSPTGPVTVAPLFVLYDYTFRPAGTTTRDEALARARESGIVGTDEALLHPDPYPSIDAWCRARLALTERRLSALAPGTETVLVNHFPLVREPTRILRHPEFALWCGTEGTADWHTRFRARAVVYGHLHIPRTTFHDGVRFEEVSVGYPREWRRRGNGPGGLRTVLPGPEVPR, from the coding sequence ATGAGCGGCTCCGGAAGCCTGCTGGCCATCAGCGATCTGCATGTGGCGTTCGACGACAACCGGGCGGTGCTGGAGGGGCTGCGCCCGGACCACCCGGACGACTGGCTGCTGGTGGCCGGTGACGTGGGCGAGGTCGCCGGGGACGTCGGCCGGGCGCTGGAACTGCTCAGCCGGCGCTTCGCCCGGGTGGTGTGGGTGCCCGGCAACCACGAGCTGTGGACCCACCGGCAGGATCCGCTGACCCTGCGGGGCCGTGACCGGTACGAGCATCTGGTGCGGATCTGCCGGGACCTGGGCGTCCTGACGCCGGAGGACCCGTATCCCGTGTGGCAGAGCCCGACGGGCCCGGTCACCGTCGCGCCGCTGTTCGTCCTGTACGACTACACCTTCCGCCCGGCCGGGACCACGACCCGCGACGAGGCGCTGGCACGGGCCCGGGAGAGCGGGATCGTGGGCACCGACGAGGCGCTGCTGCACCCCGATCCGTACCCCTCGATCGACGCCTGGTGCCGGGCCAGGCTGGCCCTGACGGAACGCCGGCTCTCGGCCCTCGCGCCCGGCACCGAGACGGTCCTGGTCAACCACTTCCCCCTGGTGCGCGAGCCCACCCGGATCCTGCGCCACCCGGAGTTCGCGCTGTGGTGCGGCACCGAGGGCACCGCCGACTGGCACACCCGGTTCCGGGCCCGGGCGGTGGTGTACGGGCATCTGCACATCCCGCGCACCACCTTCCACGACGGGGTCCGCTTCGAGGAGGTGTCGGTGGGCTACCCCCGCGAGTGGCGCCGACGCGGCAACGGGCCGGGCGGTCTTCGGACCGTGCTGCCCGGCCCCGAGGTCCCGCGGTGA
- a CDS encoding DUF6531 domain-containing protein, whose product MPTPRDPSAHRAVRRLPLGDLGEVLVDLHEGELIVRQLDLVVAGTGRHLRLVREYRSHAQDGRGFGPGWSYRAGPGFAPDTEGEPVTFTDGRGRVVTLHRDADGLVSKIVDPLGAEAASFAYDRAGRLERHTGADGATTAFLWDADGRLVGLTDPLGETVNVAYDGMFAVSELSWTGPGGRVRTAFDYGPDRTLVTGPTGLRTGYVFDARGRWTAVEEPSGGVLGVTRDTDGRPVSVTDATGATLTRTYDAQGRPTSLRLPTGARSQVSYSALDDGGTRTSLRDPLGNELLLDHDASGRLVRSSTPGRDGDIDRRGYDPVHGGLAEIVDGNGAVTRFGYDEGGDLTSVTPPAPLGRTVFGYDGLSRVTSVTSGAGDRVGYRYDPAGRLTEVTDESAGATLLVLGRDALGRVVRKSGPGWSYTFDWVRTAGGDRLAVSERTDEPESAPERITSEYDAEGALTSFTTPGGTTRYTLDGAGRTETVTTPAGRTARFVRDAAGRPVRIELGAAVQEIRYDASGRRTALTVRGPGGESLLSAEYGYSSGGGADSDVLRSAVLDGAFTGFAYDGLKRLVRAGDTGFAYDGAHHLRRLGTTEFTLNDAGQVVRFGETAFAYDGAGNFTEETDPTGSFRYSATNQTLTGVFGGVQVVDVRYDGLGQETPRRITETTVDGRTVVHVLTHSPLGIVRATDDGVPADFVRTHDGTLLAVLTDTGRHYWAVTDQQGSVLALVDEEGAVAARYRYTAHGAVTASGDAAAVNPFRYRGAYQLLRSAHLLDHHLYNGFWGRFTQPDPTGAQYAPYTFSDNDPVNSGTWTRHGFWSVLARPHVPAPEVFLPSPGAPDEAAAAAAEVLTGPGALLAAPPLIAWAPPSREVRPLHREEPSDG is encoded by the coding sequence GTGCCCACGCCCCGGGATCCGTCCGCCCATCGCGCCGTGCGGCGCCTGCCCCTCGGCGACCTGGGCGAGGTGCTGGTCGATCTGCACGAGGGCGAGCTGATCGTACGTCAGCTGGATCTGGTCGTCGCCGGTACCGGCCGTCATCTGCGGCTGGTCCGCGAGTACCGCAGCCATGCCCAGGACGGGCGGGGGTTCGGCCCTGGCTGGTCGTACCGGGCCGGTCCCGGCTTCGCCCCGGACACCGAGGGCGAACCGGTGACGTTCACCGACGGCCGGGGCCGGGTGGTGACCCTGCACCGCGACGCGGACGGGCTGGTGTCCAAGATCGTCGATCCGCTGGGGGCCGAGGCGGCGTCGTTCGCCTACGACCGTGCGGGGCGCCTGGAGCGGCACACGGGGGCTGACGGCGCCACGACCGCCTTCCTGTGGGACGCCGACGGGCGGCTGGTCGGTCTCACCGATCCGCTCGGCGAGACCGTGAACGTCGCCTACGACGGGATGTTCGCCGTCTCCGAGCTCTCCTGGACCGGGCCGGGCGGCCGCGTCCGTACGGCCTTCGACTACGGCCCCGACCGCACGCTGGTCACCGGGCCGACCGGCCTGCGGACCGGCTACGTCTTCGACGCGCGGGGCCGGTGGACGGCGGTCGAGGAGCCGTCGGGCGGGGTCCTCGGCGTCACCCGGGACACGGACGGGCGGCCGGTCTCGGTCACCGACGCGACGGGCGCCACCCTCACCCGTACCTACGACGCACAGGGGCGCCCCACCTCCCTGCGGCTGCCGACCGGCGCCCGCTCCCAGGTCTCGTACAGCGCGCTGGACGACGGGGGTACGCGCACCTCGCTGCGGGATCCGCTGGGCAACGAACTCCTGCTGGACCACGACGCTTCGGGCCGGCTGGTCCGCAGCAGCACCCCGGGCCGGGACGGGGACATCGACAGGCGCGGCTACGACCCGGTGCACGGCGGGCTCGCCGAGATCGTCGACGGCAACGGCGCGGTGACCCGGTTCGGCTACGACGAGGGCGGTGACCTGACCTCCGTCACCCCGCCCGCCCCGCTCGGCCGCACGGTCTTCGGCTACGACGGTCTGTCCCGGGTCACCTCGGTGACCAGCGGGGCGGGCGACCGCGTCGGCTACCGTTACGATCCGGCCGGCCGGCTGACCGAGGTCACGGACGAGAGCGCGGGCGCCACCCTGCTGGTGCTCGGCCGGGACGCCCTGGGCCGGGTGGTCCGCAAGTCCGGGCCCGGCTGGTCCTACACCTTCGACTGGGTCAGGACGGCAGGCGGAGACCGGCTCGCCGTCTCCGAGCGGACCGACGAACCGGAGTCCGCGCCGGAGCGGATCACCTCGGAGTACGACGCCGAGGGGGCGCTGACCTCGTTCACCACCCCCGGCGGCACCACCCGCTACACCCTGGACGGCGCCGGCCGCACCGAGACCGTCACCACGCCGGCCGGCCGCACGGCCCGGTTCGTCCGCGACGCGGCGGGGCGTCCGGTGCGGATCGAACTGGGCGCGGCCGTCCAGGAGATCCGCTACGACGCCTCGGGCCGCCGGACCGCCCTGACCGTGCGCGGGCCGGGCGGCGAGAGTCTGCTGTCGGCGGAGTACGGCTACAGCTCGGGCGGCGGCGCCGACAGCGACGTGCTGCGGTCCGCCGTGCTGGACGGCGCGTTCACCGGCTTCGCCTACGACGGGCTCAAGCGCCTCGTGCGCGCCGGTGACACCGGGTTCGCCTACGACGGCGCGCACCATCTGCGCCGGCTGGGGACGACGGAGTTCACCCTCAACGACGCCGGCCAGGTGGTGCGGTTCGGCGAGACCGCGTTCGCGTACGACGGGGCGGGCAACTTCACCGAGGAGACCGACCCGACCGGCTCGTTCCGCTACAGCGCCACCAACCAGACCCTGACCGGTGTGTTCGGCGGGGTCCAGGTGGTGGACGTGCGCTACGACGGGCTGGGCCAGGAGACTCCGCGCCGCATCACCGAGACCACCGTGGACGGGCGCACCGTCGTCCATGTGCTCACCCACTCGCCGCTGGGCATCGTGCGCGCGACGGACGACGGGGTGCCGGCCGACTTCGTGCGCACCCACGACGGCACCCTGCTCGCCGTCCTCACGGACACCGGCCGCCACTACTGGGCGGTGACCGACCAGCAGGGCTCGGTCCTCGCGCTGGTCGACGAGGAGGGCGCCGTCGCCGCCCGCTACCGATACACGGCGCACGGCGCGGTCACGGCGTCGGGGGACGCGGCGGCGGTGAACCCGTTCCGCTACCGGGGCGCGTACCAGCTGCTGCGCAGCGCGCACCTCCTGGACCACCACCTCTACAACGGGTTCTGGGGGCGCTTCACCCAGCCCGACCCCACCGGCGCGCAGTACGCGCCCTACACCTTCTCCGACAACGACCCGGTGAACAGCGGGACCTGGACCCGGCACGGCTTCTGGTCCGTGCTCGCCCGCCCGCACGTACCCGCCCCGGAGGTGTTCCTCCCCTCGCCCGGTGCGCCGGACGAGGCGGCCGCCGCCGCGGCCGAGGTGCTCACCGGCCCGGGGGCGCTGCTCGCCGCCCCACCCCTGATCGCCTGGGCGCCACCGTCCCGGGAAGTCCGTCCCCTTCATCGAGAGGAACCGTCAGATGGCTGA
- a CDS encoding 3-oxoacyl-ACP synthase III family protein, whose amino-acid sequence MTGRDVYIRSAASALPGPPLDNATLAERFGMDALWQQWVDVFIGTASRHLALDLDSGKLTASLADLAEEAGRAALDRAGLVPGDVDAVVLGTATPDRLMPATVNIVADRLGIDGVRSFQLQSGCSGAVQALDVAQQLLGSGSARTVLVLGGDVIARFYDLDTDLRTTAPAELVNYVLFGDAAGAAVLSTEPGPGAASVRALFTRLVGLGREPGAVLEWFGPADRDSDRPAATEDYKAIEKHVPVMAGEVLDELLEGLGWAREDVDLLLPPQLSGRMTRLITEGLGLPDAEAVSCVDDAGNCGNAIVFLQLERALDRLAGGRRAVGISIESSKWLKAGFALEGN is encoded by the coding sequence ATGACGGGTCGGGACGTGTACATACGGTCGGCGGCCTCCGCGCTTCCCGGCCCGCCACTGGACAACGCCACGCTGGCGGAGCGGTTCGGCATGGACGCGCTGTGGCAGCAGTGGGTGGATGTCTTCATCGGCACCGCGTCGCGCCACCTGGCGCTGGATCTGGACTCCGGGAAGCTCACCGCCTCCCTGGCGGATCTGGCGGAGGAGGCGGGCCGCGCGGCGCTGGACCGGGCCGGTCTGGTCCCGGGTGACGTGGACGCCGTGGTGCTGGGCACCGCGACACCGGACCGGCTGATGCCGGCGACGGTCAACATCGTCGCCGACCGGCTGGGCATCGACGGCGTACGGAGCTTCCAGCTCCAGTCGGGGTGTTCCGGCGCGGTCCAGGCGCTGGACGTCGCCCAGCAGCTGCTGGGCAGCGGCAGCGCCCGGACGGTGCTGGTGCTCGGCGGTGACGTGATCGCCCGGTTCTACGACCTGGACACCGATCTGCGCACCACGGCCCCCGCCGAGCTGGTCAACTACGTCCTGTTCGGGGACGCGGCGGGCGCCGCCGTCCTGTCCACCGAGCCGGGTCCCGGCGCCGCGTCCGTACGGGCGCTGTTCACCCGGCTGGTGGGGCTCGGCCGGGAGCCGGGCGCGGTCCTGGAGTGGTTCGGTCCCGCCGACCGGGACAGCGACCGGCCCGCCGCGACCGAGGACTACAAGGCCATCGAGAAGCATGTGCCGGTCATGGCCGGCGAGGTGCTGGACGAACTGCTGGAGGGCCTGGGCTGGGCCCGGGAGGACGTGGATCTGCTGCTGCCCCCGCAGCTGTCCGGCCGGATGACCCGGCTGATCACCGAGGGGCTGGGCCTGCCGGACGCCGAGGCCGTCTCCTGCGTCGACGACGCGGGCAACTGCGGCAACGCCATCGTCTTCCTCCAGCTGGAACGGGCCCTGGACCGGCTGGCCGGCGGCCGGCGGGCGGTGGGCATCTCCATCGAGTCCAGCAAATGGCTCAAGGCGGGCTTCGCACTGGAAGGGAACTGA
- a CDS encoding AfsR/SARP family transcriptional regulator has translation MMRYELLGPLRVSHDGRGYSLSAPKMEMTLATLLVGAGRVTTKEQIIEELWGSGPPRRASAAVHVYLSQLRKFLAAAGDDSGRAVITKPSGYLMRLDGAGYDVEDFRAAMHEGRFLQQSGRYEAALDAFGRALSLVRGPVLDGTPEGPVLTRFATWVEEERLACLELSVEASTALGRHREVISLLNTLTAEYPLRESFYRQLMLVLYRSERQAEALQVYRSAQRVLRSELGLEPCRSLRRLHQAILTSDRLLDLPVAS, from the coding sequence ATGATGCGCTACGAACTGCTCGGTCCCCTCCGCGTCTCGCACGACGGACGCGGCTACTCCCTGAGCGCCCCCAAGATGGAGATGACGTTGGCCACCCTGCTCGTCGGGGCCGGACGGGTCACCACGAAGGAACAGATCATTGAGGAGCTGTGGGGGTCGGGGCCGCCCCGGCGCGCGTCGGCCGCCGTCCATGTCTACCTCTCCCAGCTGCGGAAGTTCCTCGCCGCCGCAGGGGACGACAGCGGCCGCGCCGTCATCACCAAGCCGTCCGGGTACCTGATGCGGCTGGACGGCGCCGGCTACGACGTCGAGGACTTCCGCGCGGCCATGCACGAGGGCCGCTTCCTCCAGCAGTCCGGCCGGTACGAGGCCGCGCTCGACGCCTTCGGCCGGGCGCTGTCCCTCGTGCGCGGGCCGGTCCTCGACGGCACACCCGAAGGACCGGTGCTGACGCGCTTCGCCACCTGGGTGGAGGAGGAGCGGCTCGCCTGCCTGGAGCTGTCCGTCGAGGCCAGTACGGCGCTCGGCCGGCACCGCGAGGTGATCAGCCTGCTCAACACCCTCACCGCCGAGTACCCGTTGCGCGAGTCCTTCTACCGGCAGCTGATGCTGGTGCTGTACCGCTCGGAGCGGCAGGCGGAGGCGCTGCAGGTCTACCGCTCGGCGCAGCGCGTCCTCAGATCCGAACTGGGCCTGGAGCCCTGCCGTTCGCTGCGCCGGCTGCACCAGGCGATCCTCACATCGGACCGCCTCCTCGATCTTCCCGTGGCGAGCTGA
- a CDS encoding allene oxide cyclase barrel-like domain-containing protein, whose protein sequence is MADQIVLRVPREVVVKVVDDVEVADPSTGQTGTFDDELYDEDGKLIGTSHGSFRIEYIRPGDGGLLTYYTEDITLDDGTIHAEGWADFNDVRTSEWVHYPATGTSGRYEGLRGFRTWRMTGVRASAEARILLSD, encoded by the coding sequence ATGGCTGACCAGATCGTGTTGCGCGTCCCCCGGGAAGTCGTGGTCAAGGTGGTCGACGACGTCGAGGTCGCCGACCCCAGCACCGGCCAGACCGGCACGTTCGACGACGAACTGTACGACGAGGACGGGAAGCTGATCGGCACCTCGCACGGCTCGTTCCGCATCGAGTACATCCGGCCGGGCGACGGCGGACTGCTCACGTACTACACCGAGGACATCACCCTCGACGACGGCACCATCCACGCCGAGGGGTGGGCGGACTTCAACGACGTGCGCACCAGCGAGTGGGTGCACTACCCCGCGACCGGGACGAGCGGCCGTTACGAAGGGCTGCGCGGCTTCCGCACCTGGCGCATGACCGGGGTCCGGGCCTCCGCCGAGGCTCGGATCCTGCTGTCCGACTGA
- a CDS encoding 4'-phosphopantetheinyl transferase superfamily protein yields the protein MIGALLPPGAVGAQVYGDPPEARLLPAEEAAVARAVASRRAEFTAVRHCARTALRELGVAYEPLVPGHRGAPRWPDGVVGSMTHCAGFRAAAVARTGVLASLGIDAEPDRPLRPGMLASLALPGERARVAELAAHRPGVAWDRLLFSAKEAVYKAWFPLTGRLLDFPEAEIRIDAGGSFRAVLLVPGPVVGGRAVTVFHGRWAAADGLLATAIGVPQPARAISRTSAAREFTPNLL from the coding sequence GTGATCGGCGCACTGCTGCCGCCGGGTGCGGTGGGAGCGCAGGTGTACGGCGATCCGCCGGAGGCCCGGCTGCTTCCGGCGGAGGAGGCGGCCGTGGCCCGGGCGGTGGCGTCGCGCCGCGCGGAGTTCACGGCCGTACGGCACTGTGCGCGCACGGCCCTGCGCGAACTGGGCGTCGCTTACGAGCCGTTGGTCCCGGGGCACCGGGGCGCGCCGCGCTGGCCGGACGGGGTGGTGGGCAGCATGACGCACTGTGCCGGCTTCCGGGCGGCGGCGGTGGCCCGGACAGGGGTGCTGGCGTCCCTCGGCATCGACGCGGAACCCGACCGCCCGCTGCGGCCCGGCATGCTCGCGTCGCTCGCCCTTCCCGGGGAGCGCGCCCGGGTGGCGGAGCTGGCCGCGCACCGGCCGGGGGTGGCCTGGGACCGGCTGCTGTTCAGCGCCAAGGAGGCGGTGTACAAGGCCTGGTTCCCGCTGACCGGACGGCTGCTCGACTTCCCGGAGGCGGAGATCCGGATCGACGCCGGGGGTTCGTTCCGGGCGGTGCTCCTGGTGCCCGGCCCCGTGGTCGGGGGCCGGGCGGTCACGGTCTTCCACGGCCGGTGGGCGGCCGCCGACGGGCTGCTGGCCACCGCGATCGGTGTCCCTCAGCCGGCGAGGGCCATCAGCCGGACGAGTGCAGCGCGCGAGTTCACACCCAACTTGCTGTAG
- a CDS encoding AAA family ATPase encodes MGITTITGPNTGVTVRAAELRRLTELVRAAREGRPAIVELTGDPGTGKTRLLTALAQEARALGLAVLHGRCSEAEAQVPFHPLVQALTIWQSGAAQAGAGAAATAALVEALTEVPPGAEQSVWRSPFFAGVRRLLAAGPAAPADGTLLVLDDFHWADPGSARLLETLIRWPVDRGLVVVVAHRPRQAPVALRAVLQQGGELGAVETLGLGPLPPHRCAEILGLCADAPELPRLHAHSGGNPLYLTALAEAGSPTGDALDLWTSSSLGARLLAETALLGWLPRTVVHAAAVLGSVFDIDAVAEVAETTRDEACRALSELRHRDLVRSTSQPGVLAFRHPLLRGCLYADADSCWRSGAHRRARDRFARLGFPALDIAPHIERAGSGVSPADGEVLAAAARSCVQAGRPAEAAHWLTSALRLWRRTGDGRSAGPAGTELWKQVVRALAAVGDAERIMALRADILAGPDGRTPDVRARTVAFLSAVLAAIGHDEGAQALLAAELPAAQAASPGAGLLLRVHQQLGKVLSGQVPARTDVEVLVHRTEGADPVTLGGALGLAGLCAVLDGDMCAAEMSLDAAGHALDELDAGRPAGDEEAGHLLVLSWAEALMGWYGPAYGHAERALTAVRARGDIHFLPPLLDTLGYVHYQSGRLADALGAVQEGSAAARAMGRGDHVALSEAITAAAWAQLGRTSPRPAPSPSGRGTPEPRTPLNALLLAEAALASGEAGTALALLLPEREAWRVSEPVAVFAARNYELLAAAAVQTEADADTLDAWAERATEAAAAVGLVEQSGHALLARGHALMGRELTGEAVGCYEEAQRLFGDASPAGARARELARSAVRLTDRREDSGLGELTLREREVAELAGEGLKTKDIAGRLRVSPRTVDVHLTHIYSKLGVNSRAALVRLMALAG; translated from the coding sequence ATGGGCATCACCACCATCACCGGGCCGAACACCGGAGTGACCGTCCGCGCCGCCGAGTTGAGGCGGCTGACGGAGCTCGTCCGGGCGGCCCGCGAGGGGCGTCCGGCGATCGTGGAACTGACGGGCGACCCGGGAACCGGCAAGACCAGACTGCTCACCGCACTCGCCCAGGAGGCACGCGCGCTCGGACTCGCCGTCCTGCACGGCCGCTGCTCCGAGGCCGAGGCACAGGTCCCCTTCCACCCCCTCGTGCAGGCGCTCACCATCTGGCAGAGCGGGGCTGCGCAGGCCGGAGCGGGCGCGGCGGCGACAGCGGCGCTCGTCGAGGCGCTCACCGAGGTCCCGCCCGGCGCCGAACAGTCCGTCTGGCGCTCCCCGTTCTTCGCCGGGGTACGCCGCCTGCTCGCCGCCGGGCCCGCCGCGCCCGCCGACGGCACCCTGCTCGTCCTCGACGACTTCCACTGGGCCGACCCCGGCTCGGCCCGCCTGCTGGAAACCCTGATCCGCTGGCCCGTCGACCGGGGGCTCGTGGTCGTCGTCGCCCACCGGCCCCGGCAGGCCCCCGTGGCGCTGCGCGCGGTCCTCCAGCAGGGCGGCGAACTCGGCGCCGTCGAGACGCTCGGTCTCGGGCCGCTGCCGCCGCACCGCTGCGCCGAGATCCTCGGCCTGTGCGCCGACGCCCCGGAACTGCCGCGCCTGCACGCGCACAGCGGCGGAAACCCCCTCTATCTCACCGCCCTCGCCGAGGCCGGCTCCCCGACCGGGGACGCCCTCGACCTCTGGACCTCCAGCTCGCTCGGCGCCCGGCTGCTCGCGGAGACCGCCCTGCTCGGCTGGCTGCCCCGTACCGTCGTGCACGCGGCGGCGGTGCTCGGCAGCGTCTTCGACATCGACGCCGTCGCCGAGGTGGCCGAGACCACCCGGGACGAGGCCTGCCGGGCGCTCTCCGAACTGCGCCACCGCGACCTGGTCCGCTCGACGTCACAGCCCGGAGTCCTCGCCTTCCGACACCCGCTGCTCCGAGGCTGCCTGTACGCCGACGCCGACTCCTGCTGGCGCTCCGGGGCGCACCGCCGGGCCCGGGACCGCTTCGCCCGGCTGGGCTTCCCCGCCCTCGACATCGCCCCGCACATCGAGCGCGCCGGATCGGGCGTCAGCCCGGCCGACGGCGAGGTCCTGGCCGCCGCGGCACGCAGCTGCGTGCAGGCGGGCAGACCGGCGGAGGCCGCCCACTGGCTGACCTCCGCACTTCGTCTGTGGCGCAGAACCGGCGACGGCCGGAGCGCCGGGCCCGCCGGCACCGAGCTGTGGAAGCAGGTGGTACGGGCCCTGGCCGCCGTGGGCGACGCGGAGCGGATCATGGCGCTCCGGGCGGACATCCTCGCGGGCCCCGACGGCCGGACGCCCGACGTCCGCGCCCGCACCGTCGCCTTCCTCTCCGCCGTGCTCGCCGCGATCGGCCACGACGAGGGGGCGCAGGCCCTGCTGGCGGCCGAACTCCCCGCCGCGCAGGCCGCGTCGCCCGGCGCCGGACTGCTGCTCCGGGTCCACCAGCAGCTGGGCAAGGTGCTGTCGGGCCAGGTCCCGGCCCGTACCGACGTCGAGGTCCTCGTGCACCGCACGGAGGGCGCCGATCCGGTCACCCTGGGCGGCGCCCTCGGCCTCGCCGGACTGTGCGCCGTGCTGGACGGCGACATGTGCGCGGCCGAGATGTCGCTCGACGCGGCCGGTCACGCCCTGGACGAGCTGGACGCGGGCCGTCCTGCCGGGGACGAGGAGGCCGGCCATCTGCTCGTCCTGAGCTGGGCCGAGGCGCTGATGGGCTGGTACGGACCGGCGTACGGCCACGCGGAGCGGGCGCTGACCGCCGTACGCGCCCGGGGCGACATCCACTTCCTGCCGCCGCTGCTCGACACGCTCGGCTATGTCCACTACCAGAGCGGCCGGCTCGCGGACGCCCTGGGCGCCGTCCAGGAGGGCAGTGCCGCCGCCCGTGCCATGGGGCGAGGCGACCATGTCGCCCTGTCGGAGGCGATCACCGCAGCCGCCTGGGCGCAGCTGGGCCGGACCTCCCCGCGTCCCGCGCCCTCGCCGTCCGGCCGGGGCACCCCGGAACCCCGGACACCGCTCAACGCCCTGCTCCTGGCCGAGGCCGCGCTCGCCTCGGGCGAGGCGGGCACCGCGCTGGCCCTGCTGCTTCCCGAGCGGGAGGCCTGGCGGGTCTCCGAACCCGTGGCCGTGTTCGCCGCCCGGAACTACGAACTCCTCGCGGCGGCGGCCGTGCAGACGGAGGCCGACGCGGACACCCTGGACGCCTGGGCCGAGCGGGCGACCGAGGCGGCGGCCGCCGTCGGACTGGTCGAGCAGAGCGGACACGCCCTGCTGGCCCGGGGCCACGCGCTGATGGGCCGGGAGCTGACGGGAGAGGCCGTCGGGTGCTACGAGGAGGCGCAGCGGCTGTTCGGCGACGCCAGCCCCGCCGGCGCGCGGGCCCGCGAACTGGCCAGGTCGGCGGTACGGCTGACGGACCGCCGGGAGGACAGCGGGCTCGGCGAGCTGACCCTGCGGGAGCGTGAGGTCGCCGAACTCGCGGGGGAAGGGCTCAAGACGAAGGACATCGCCGGCCGGCTGCGGGTCAGCCCGCGCACCGTGGATGTCCATCTGACCCACATCTACAGCAAGTTGGGTGTGAACTCGCGCGCTGCACTCGTCCGGCTGATGGCCCTCGCCGGCTGA